Within Anopheles ziemanni chromosome 2, idAnoZiCoDA_A2_x.2, whole genome shotgun sequence, the genomic segment gttatattttttaatttttttgaataAACATAAACGCTGAAACAGAATATTTTCAGTAAAACTTTGAAACGTTGTTTTCTGATTCTATGGTGTAATAAATAATTGAACGAACGTTATTGTAAGGGATGTGAAGCCGTACTTGCTATCGTTTTCAAGCAAAGCTTTCGTTTCATAAAACCTCCCTACGTTACTGAACAACTTTACAGGAGTTGGTTGCTCAAGTTAATTTTATGACATTCCATTGTACTTGCTGGGTAATTACTTTCGAACGCACAGTACATTTTTACCGCCGCAGTTCAATTTGTAGTGCAGATTCGAAGTGACTTCCGGTAACGGTTAGTCGAGGCAATGGGAGAGGAATATTACCCCTTTTGTGCAGGTTACGCAGGTTACGATCGTGTGCGTACGACCTACGAGGTCACTGGCCGATCGGTTGCGATCACCCCCATCGCGGTTGAATGAGCGCAAGGAACGAGAATGTGTCTTATAAAAAGCACTCGACGGTGTCAGAACTGCATCAGATTCAACTGAGCATTCAGCAGCAAAAGAGTCCACTCAACTCAACACGAGCCCAAATTCAACAATCATGAAGGTAAGCATAGCTTTTCCGTAAGCATCACCAAACGTTTCTCAGTTTGTGTGTTTAATTTCCCCTCTGTTCAGTGCACCGCAGCTGTAGTCATGATGGTCCTCGCCGTTGCCGTCCAGGGTTGGTCCGTCACGTACTGGGGTAATGGAGCGGCCCTGCCTTACCTGGCCCCGGCCGCCCTTGGAAACTGGGTACAGGACAATTCGTACGCCCGAATTGTGTCTCCATGGAACTACGCTTACCAGGGCGTTCCGGTGGCCGCTCCCGTTGCCGCCCCAGTTGCGTACGTTGAACCCTACGCTTACCAGCCGGAGACGGTGGTCGCCCCGGCAGTAGTCCAGAAGGAGGCTCGCTATCTGGCCGCTAACCGTGGAGCCGTCCACGAGGCTCCTCTCCCAGGACACATCGTCAACCAGCAGTCGCTCAACCTGGAACCCGCACCAGGCACTCTGTAGGGGCAGAAAGCGAAGGACAGTTGATATGCTGCGCAATAAAAGCTCGTtgtgatattttaattttatttatgtttttaatgaaTAACCGGtacaaggaaagaaaagtttaCTGCTATCGAGTATACGGCCATGCTTTCTGCTCTATGGAATGTCAAAATGTGatgaaaatagtttaaattgacCACTTTTCTATTCTATTTTCTTATGCGGAAAGGCTTTAGCCCTATAGGCCCAGGTTTTTGCCTTGAGGAatcgaagaaaacacacaattaTTTGTTAAGGTACGACAAAAAAACCTGTTTGTTAGCAAGCGCATTGTGTTCACATCTACATATACGAGTATAAGCTTTATTTTTAGAATAAGAACGCTGGAAGAAAGATATAACATCTTTCTCCAGCGGAAGTATTTTGAAAGATTTCTTTTTAACATATGcacagttttgtttgtaaaaagaataaaagaaatttgaaattataaaaagccCAAGAATTAAAGGACCGCTTGGTCAAACGATGGAAATGAGAcggagaataataaaaatgaagaaaaactgtagcaaaatgagattctATTTTCACATCCAGCGCCATAAATGAGTGTTTGGAATTTTACTTTCGttgattgcaaaaataaaaaaggcatAACTcactcttttcttttgttgaaCTGTTAATTGACGTACTAAATAATTATTAAGTGTGATGACAAAAATGAATCGTCCATAGCGCACGTTGTAAATGACATTTAattaaagcaataaaaatgggGTGGTAACCATgaaaaagcagaaaacaaaaacttgttGCATTTATTATCTCCTTCTGACGGCcgaaatcgatttttttatttatttttttctttcctataGTGGCTCCGTCATGCATATCATTTCATTGGACGGTAAACTTAAAGCAATGCGGCCTGGCCgtccaaatatatataaaaaaaaaaaacttaaagcaTTGCTTGAGctatttataatgttttatttacttaCTTTATCATGCAAACAAACGCTTTATGAGAAAAAGCAAACGCAAGATAAATGGCTCAGCTTAAGTCGACCGTTCTTGTTTGGAATGCCAAAACACGTTCCAGTCTGCATACTTCAGTAAGCAAGCGGCATTTGGCTTGCCAAAATTCTTACCAACAAACCCGTCACGCCCAGACGCGTTCTTCGCCTGCCTCAAGTACAAGGAGGTTATCAAATACCACATTCGAAAACGCCGAACTGCTTGAATTAAAATCTCAGAGAACGCCATCAAGTCCGGTGCCGCCGCCGGGGCGTTACGTATTGTCTTACTTTTGGTTTCGATTAGTTTATTCCTGGCAggtttaatttcctttttttgtgcgGCTGATGTTTTGGTTCCTTTAGATAAATTGCTTCGGCATATCGGCCGGTGAGTCCCGAATCGAGT encodes:
- the LOC131293423 gene encoding adult cuticle protein 1-like, with amino-acid sequence MKCTAAVVMMVLAVAVQGWSVTYWGNGAALPYLAPAALGNWVQDNSYARIVSPWNYAYQGVPVAAPVAAPVAYVEPYAYQPETVVAPAVVQKEARYLAANRGAVHEAPLPGHIVNQQSLNLEPAPGTL